In [Mycobacterium] stephanolepidis, the genomic window GGACTGACCGTGGACGACATCGACCTGTTCGAGCTGAACGAGGCGTTCGCCTCGGTGGTCCTGAAGTTCCAGAAGGACCTGAACATCCCGGACGAGAAGCTCAACGTCAACGGCGGCGCCATCGCCATGGGCCACCCGCTGGGTGCCACCGGCGCCATGATCACCGGAACCATGGTCGACGAGCTGGAGCGTCGCGGCCTCAAGCGTGCCCTCATCACCCTGTGCGTCGGCGGCGGCATGGGTGTGGCCACCATCATCGAGCGAGTGTAGGGAGAACCAGAACCAATGAGTGCAAACACAATTCAGTGGGAAAAGGATGCCGACGGCATCGTCACCCTCACCCTGGACGACCCCAACGGTTCGGCCAACGTCATGAACGACGACTACAAGCAGTCGATGGCCGCGGCCGTCAAGCGCCTTGTGGAAGAGAAGGATTCGATCACCGGCGTGGTGGTCACCAGCGCCAAGAAGACCTTCTTCGCCGGTGGTGACCTCACCAAGATCATCCAGATTCAGCCGGAGAACGCCCAGGAAGCCTTCAACGAGGTCGAGGAGATCAAGAAGGACCTGCGCACGCTGGAGACCTTCGGTCGTCCGGTCGTGGCCGCCATCAACGGTGCCGCCCTCGGTGGTGGCCTGGAAATCGCGTTGGCCACCCATCACCGGATTGCGGCCGATGTCAAGGGATCTCAGATCGGCCTGCCCGAGGTATCGCTGGGCCTGCTGCCCGGCGGCGGTGGTGTCACCCGCGTGACCCGCATGCTCGGCATCCAGAACGGCTTCGTCACCGTGCTGGCGCAGGGCACCCGGTTCAACCCGACCAAGGCCAAGGAAGTCGGCCTGATCGATGAGCTGGTTGGCTCCGTCGACGAGCTGATTCCCGCCGCCAAGGCGTGGATCAAGGCGAACCCGGAGGCCGTGCAGCGCTGGGATGTCAAGGGATACAAGATCCCCGGTGGCACCCCCTCCACGCCGGCGCTGGCGGCCATCCTGCCGTCGTTCCCGTCGAACCTGAAGAAGCAGCTCAAGGGCGCGCCGATGCCGGCCCCGCGGGCGATCCTGGCCGCCGCGGTCGAGGGTGCCCAGGTGGACTTCGACACGGCCAGCCGTATCGAGAGCCGTTACTTCACCAGCCTGACCACCGGCCAGGTCGCCAAGAACATGACGCAGGCGTTCTTCTTCGACCTGCAGACCATCAACGGCGGCGGGTCACGTCCGGACGGCATCGCCAAGCAGGAGATCAAGAAGATCGGTGTGCTGGGCGCGGGCATGATGGGTGCCGGTATCGCCTACGTCTCGGCCAAGGCCGGTTACGACGTCGTGCTGAAGGACGTCTCGCTGGAGGCGGCTCAGAAGGGCAAGGGCTACTCGGAAAAGCTTGAGGAGAAGGCTCTTTCGCGCGGCAAGACCACCGCGGAGAAGTCCGCGGCGCTGCTGGCCAAGATCACCCCGACCGCCGACCCCGCCGATCTGGCCGGTGTCGACTTCGTGATCGAGGCGGTCTTCGAGAACACCGAGCTCAAGCACAAGGTGTTCCAGGAGATCGAGGACATCGTCGAGCCCAACGCACTGCTTGGCTCCAACACCTCCACCCTGCCCATCACCGGGCTTGCTTCGGGTGTGAAGCGCCAGGAAGACTTCATCGGCATCCATTTCTTCTCGCCCGTCGACAAGATGCCGCTGGTGGAGATCATCCGCGGCGAGAAGACCTCCGACGAGGCGTTGGCCCGGGTGTTCGACTACGTGCTGGCCATCAAGAAGACCCCGATCGTCGTCAACGACAGCCGCGGCTTCTTCACCTCGCGCGTTATCGGCACCTTCGTCAACGAGGCCGTCGCGATGCTGGCCGAGGGCATCGAGCCCTCGACCATCGAGCAGGCCGGCAGCCAGGCCGGATACCCGGCACCGCCGCTGCAGCTATCGGATGAGCTGAACCTGACGCTCATGCAGAAGATCCGCAAGGAGACTGTCGAGGCGGCCAAGGCCGAGGGCAAGGACCTGCCGGACGACCCGGCCGGCCGTGTCATCGACACGCTGGTCGAGGCGGGCCGCCCGGGCCGCCTGGGTGGTGCCGGCTTCTACGACTATGCGGACGGCAAGCGCACCGAGCTGTGGCCCGGGCTGCGGACGACGTTCAACACCCGATCGGGTGCTGACGCGGCCAACCCGCCGCTGCAGGACCTCATCGACCGCATGCTGTTCGCGGAGGCCATCGAAACGCAGAAGTGTTTCGTCGAGGGCGTGTTGACCTCGACCGCTGACGCCAACATCGGCTCGATCTTCGGCATCGGCTTCCCGCCGTGGACCGGCGGTGTGCACCAGTACATCGTCGGATACGAAGGGCCGGCCGGTAAGGGCAAGGCCGGATTCGTGGCTCGCGCAAAGGAATTGGCCGCCAAGTACGGTGACCGCTTCAACCCGCCCGCGTCGCTGCTGGACGCGTAGGTACCGCTCAACGGCACTACAGCCGCTCACCCTCCGGGGTGGGCGGCTGTAGTCGTTTTACGGCTCGTCGCGACGGTGCGGACGGAGCCCGCCCATACGTGTCCCCGAAGATTCAGCAGATTTAGAGGCGGTTACCAGAAGTCGGCGATCAGGGGGAGTGGTCCACGCCACAAAGGGGGTGGCTGGCGCGGTGGCCCACAAAAAATCACCCAGATCTCGCACGTTCTCTGATGGCACTACATACATAGTTATTGATACTTCGCGTA contains:
- a CDS encoding 3-hydroxyacyl-CoA dehydrogenase NAD-binding domain-containing protein, translated to MSANTIQWEKDADGIVTLTLDDPNGSANVMNDDYKQSMAAAVKRLVEEKDSITGVVVTSAKKTFFAGGDLTKIIQIQPENAQEAFNEVEEIKKDLRTLETFGRPVVAAINGAALGGGLEIALATHHRIAADVKGSQIGLPEVSLGLLPGGGGVTRVTRMLGIQNGFVTVLAQGTRFNPTKAKEVGLIDELVGSVDELIPAAKAWIKANPEAVQRWDVKGYKIPGGTPSTPALAAILPSFPSNLKKQLKGAPMPAPRAILAAAVEGAQVDFDTASRIESRYFTSLTTGQVAKNMTQAFFFDLQTINGGGSRPDGIAKQEIKKIGVLGAGMMGAGIAYVSAKAGYDVVLKDVSLEAAQKGKGYSEKLEEKALSRGKTTAEKSAALLAKITPTADPADLAGVDFVIEAVFENTELKHKVFQEIEDIVEPNALLGSNTSTLPITGLASGVKRQEDFIGIHFFSPVDKMPLVEIIRGEKTSDEALARVFDYVLAIKKTPIVVNDSRGFFTSRVIGTFVNEAVAMLAEGIEPSTIEQAGSQAGYPAPPLQLSDELNLTLMQKIRKETVEAAKAEGKDLPDDPAGRVIDTLVEAGRPGRLGGAGFYDYADGKRTELWPGLRTTFNTRSGADAANPPLQDLIDRMLFAEAIETQKCFVEGVLTSTADANIGSIFGIGFPPWTGGVHQYIVGYEGPAGKGKAGFVARAKELAAKYGDRFNPPASLLDA